The following coding sequences are from one Triticum dicoccoides isolate Atlit2015 ecotype Zavitan chromosome 4A, WEW_v2.0, whole genome shotgun sequence window:
- the LOC119284473 gene encoding DNA (cytosine-5)-methyltransferase CMT3-like, which translates to MERLPTSPAIATEQPPRPRASTRNRKRAPVVKSDSAPVKRKRSQKAQAQQPAPKAVGDSDSMLVGEPFPAEEAHSRWPNRYMRQRGPKRRNAAAEEEVTARLHYRSAKVDDTIYNIGDDVYVTAGEDLPDYIGRITEFFEGVDNGRYLTCRWFFRPQDTVISSKKLVHDHTHHPRRVFLSDERNDNDLDCIVSKVKIIQVDPKLDREAKDRLVADADLYFDMSYNVAYSSFENITADINDNSEISFDGGDNSESNAPATKATLLDLYSGCGGMSTGLCLGAGILGLQIETRWAVDININACESFKCNHPNTKVRNEKVEDFLSLLKKWSFLCHKYIDKHNGDASPSLLKDEGEEHELGKGKLAIDKLTAICYGGIEREKCIYFKVQWNDHRFKDSWEPMEKLRAYPVKIKEFVQEGHREKILPLPGDVDVLCGGPPCQGLSGNNRHRKCDKPLDDDKNRQIVTFMDIVSFLKPKYVLMENVADILKLNGGSVGRYALSRLVALNYQSRMGLMVAGCYGLPQFRMRMFLWGALPTMVLPKYPLPTHDVVVRGGAPSAFSQSVVAYDENQKPTLKEALCLRDAISDLPKVSNNEAADETVYRAKAETDFQRYIRLSRKEMLDYSFGDNKGPSEGKLLDHRPLKLNKDDYERVKQIPYQKGANFRNLTGVKVGQDNVAYMDPTVKPPCLESGKPLVPYYALKYVKGKSLKPFGRLWWDETVPTVFTRAESHNQIILHPEQARVLTVRENARLQGFPDYYRMYGPIKERYIQVGNAVAVPVARALGYALAQAFLRKTEGNNNPLIVLPDDFSDVDAMRARASSSLAEELEGASDLSSSGN; encoded by the exons ATGGAGAGGCTACCGACGTCCCCTGCCATCGCCACGGAACAACCACCGAGGCCGAGGGCCTCCACCCGCAACCGCAAGCGCGCGCCCGTCGTCAAGTCGGACTCGGCGCCGGTGAAGAGGAAGAGATCGCAAAAAGCGCAGGCGCAGCAGCCCGCACCCAAGGCCGTCGGCGACAGCGACTCTATGTTGGTCGGCGAGCCATTCCCCGCCGAGGAGGCGCACAGCAGGTGGCCCAATCGATACATGCGCCAACGCGGCCCAAAGAGGAG GAACGCCGCCGCCGAAGAGGAGGTGACGGCGAGGTTGCACTACCGATCAGCCAAGGTCGACGACACCATCTACAACATTGGCGACGACGTCTATGTAACG GCCGGAGAAGATCTGCCGGACTACATCGGCAGGATAACAGAGTTCTTTGAGGGCGTCGACAATGGCCGCTACTTAACGTGCCGGTGGTTCTTCCGTCCACAAGACACAGTGATATCCAGCAAGAAACTTGTCCATGACCACACCCACCATCCCAGGCGTGTCTTCTTGTCCGATGAAAGGAATGACAACGACCTTGACTGCATTGTGTCCAAGGTCAAGATCATCCAGGTCGATCCCAAG CTCGACCGAGAAGCCAAGGATCGACTGGTGGCTGACGCGGATTTGTATTTCGATATGTCCTATAACGTCGCCTACTCGTCATTTGAAAACATCACAGCAG ATATTAATGACAACTCTGAGATCTCATTTGATGGTGGAGATAATTCAGAGTCTAACGCTCCAGCAACAAAAGCTACACTTCTGGACCTTTACTCAGGCTGTGGTGGAATGTCCACTGGCTTGTGCTTGGGTGCAGGAATACTTGGTCTTCAGATCGAAACA CGATGGGCTGTAGATATTAATATCAATGCATGCGAAAGCTTTAAGTGTAACCATCCAAACACAAAG GTTCGTAATGAAAAAGTGGAGGATTTTCTTTCTTTACTAAAGAAATGGTCTTTCCTATGTCACAAGTACATCGATAAACATAATGGTGATGCCTCACCTAGTTTGTTGaaggatgaaggggaagaacatgaACTTGGAAAAGGCAAGCTTGCCATAGACAAACTTACCGCAATCTGCTATGGTGGCATCGAGAGAGAAAAATGCATATACTTCAAG GTGCAATGGAACGACCATCGATTCAAGGATTCCTGGGAGCCCATGGAGAAACTCCG CGCTTACCCAGTGAAAATTAAAGAATTTGTTCAAGAAGGACATAGGGAAAAAATCTTACCACTACCG GGTGATGTTGATGTGTTGTGCGGTGGCCCGCCCTGTCAAGGATTGAGCGGGAACAATCGGCACAGAAAATGTGACAAACCCTTGGATGATGACAAGAATAGACAGATTGTCACATTTATGGACATCGTTTCCTTCCTTAAGCCaaaatatgtgcttatggaaaacgtCGCGGATATTCTTAAGCTCAATGGTGGTTCTGTTGGTAGGTATGCTTTGAGCCGTTTGGTGGCACTGAACTATCAATCTCGGATGGGGTTGATGGTAGCCGGTTGCTATGGGCTGCCACAGTTTCGAATGCGAATGTTCCTATGGGGAGCCCTACCGACCATG GTGCTCCCAAAGTATCCCCTCCCAACACATGACGTAGTAGTACGTGGCGGAGCACCGAGTGCCTTCTCT CAAAGTGTTGTTGCATATGATGAAAATCAGAAACCAACCTTGAAGGAGGCTTTGTGTCTTCGTGACGCCATTTCAGACCTGCCCAAG GTAAGCAACAATGAAGCTGCCGATGAAACTGTGTATAGGGCGAAAGCAGAGACAGACTTCCAGCGCTATATTCGGCTAAGTCGTAAAG AGATGCTGGACTACTCATTTGGTGATAACAAAGGTCCCTCGGAAGGTAAGCTCCTCGATCACCGGCCTTTGAAGCTGAACAAAGATGACTATGAGCGTGTGAAGCAAATACCGTATCAGAAG GGAGCCAACTTCCGTAACTTGACAGGCGTCAAGGTCGGCCAGGACAATGTTGCGTATATGGATCCTACTGTTAAGCCGCCCTGTCTTGAGTCTGGCAAACCATTG GTTCCTTACTATGCGCTGAAGTATGTGAAGGGCAAGTCGTTAAA GCCTTTCGGACGGTTGTGGTGGGACGAGACAGTGCCGACGGTTTTCACCAGAGCAGAATCGCACAACCAG ATCATACTACACCCGGAGCAGGCGCGGGTGCTGACGGTGAGGGAGAACGCTCGGCTGCAGGGGTTCCCAGACTACTACCGCATGTACGGCCCCATCAAAGAGCG ATACATTCAAGTCGGCAACGCGGTAGCAGTCCCAGTCGCCCGTGCGTTGGGCTATGCACTGGCTCAGGCGTTCCTGCGTAAGACGGAGGGGAACAACAACCCGCTGATCGTGTTGCCCGATGACTTCTCTGACGTGGACGCCATGAGGGCAAGGGCATCGTCATCTCTTGCGGAGGAGCTGGAAGGAGCTTCAGACCTGAGTTCATCCGGGAACTAA